In Chrysiogenia bacterium, one genomic interval encodes:
- the bioD gene encoding dethiobiotin synthase, giving the protein MAMSRPVFITGTDTGVGKSFVTGGLCLLARKAKLRVGAMKPVETGCTPHRGKLLPADAALLSTCAGDPDSLDDVCPYRFEPPISPETAARQAGVKIEFSKIADHYKKIARDKDLVLVEGAGGIHVPLTEKKYMADLAKHLKCKVLLVVGDRLGMINHALLSLNEIQRRKLPLAGIVLNRVVPPDGEDFSLETNAKDLARHTKVPIFGTLPWLPEGPSLLKPYHYRKLFEDHLDSAALMAALRN; this is encoded by the coding sequence GTGGCGATGTCGCGCCCGGTCTTCATTACAGGAACCGACACCGGTGTCGGCAAGAGCTTCGTCACCGGCGGACTGTGCCTGCTGGCGCGCAAGGCGAAACTTCGCGTGGGCGCGATGAAGCCCGTCGAGACCGGCTGCACGCCCCACCGCGGCAAGCTGTTGCCCGCCGACGCGGCGCTGCTCTCCACCTGCGCGGGCGATCCCGACTCTCTCGATGATGTGTGCCCCTACCGCTTCGAGCCGCCGATCTCCCCCGAGACCGCGGCGCGGCAGGCGGGCGTGAAGATCGAGTTCTCGAAGATCGCCGATCACTACAAGAAGATTGCCCGGGACAAGGACCTCGTCCTCGTAGAGGGTGCGGGCGGCATTCACGTGCCGCTCACCGAAAAAAAATACATGGCGGACCTGGCAAAGCACCTCAAGTGCAAGGTGCTGCTGGTCGTGGGCGACCGTCTGGGAATGATCAACCACGCCCTGCTGAGCTTGAATGAAATCCAGCGCAGAAAGCTCCCGCTGGCGGGAATCGTGCTGAACCGCGTTGTGCCTCCCGATGGGGAGGATTTCTCGCTGGAAACCAACGCAAAGGACCTGGCACGCCACACGAAAGTGCCCATTTTCGGCACCCTGCCCTGGCTGCCCGAGGGGCCGAGCTTGCTCAAACCCTATCACTATCGCAAGCTGTTCGAGGATCACCTGGACAGCGCGGCGCTGATGGCAGCGCTGCGGAACTAG